The following coding sequences are from one Streptomyces dengpaensis window:
- a CDS encoding FAD-dependent oxidoreductase, which produces MTHTHPTGPGTYDTDVLVVGSGPAGGSAALLLATYGIRTLLVTKYGWLANTPRAHITNQRTMEVLRDLDVEAEALAVGSPSHLMGDTVLCTALAGEEIGRIRSWGTGPASRTEYASKSPCEMIDLPQTYLEPILVSKAAARGAKVRFDTEFLSFTQDEEGVTALLRDRVRGDEFTVRARYLIGADGANSLVAEQLALPFDGRMAKAGSMNIVFKADLARHCAHRPSVLYWVLQPGAETGGIGMGLVRMVRPWNEWLLVWGYDIEQPPPEMNEEEARRIVRDLIGDPELPVEITSTSLWTVNHSYASAFSSGRVFCAGDAVHRHPPSNGLGSNTSVQDAYNLAWKLAMVIRGEAGPALLDSYSAERAPVGRQIVERANLSRDQFGPIFDVLGVGGGSDEGTIAEGLAAVRSQTAEGAKRRRLLEEAIQLKNYEFNAHGVEMNQRYVSGAVLADGTSAEAEVWEEDRELSARPTTRPGAKLPHAWLVDTRGERISTLDVVGKGVFTVLTGLSGGVWDTAADACRDELGIPLRFVRIGDADFRDAYGEWSRASEITEDGVLLVRPDGHVAWRRTTAPQTAAEARQELLGTLRQVLGRQE; this is translated from the coding sequence ATGACTCACACGCACCCCACAGGACCAGGCACCTACGACACCGATGTCCTGGTCGTCGGCAGCGGCCCCGCCGGCGGCTCCGCCGCCCTGTTGCTCGCCACGTACGGCATACGCACCCTGCTGGTGACCAAGTACGGCTGGCTGGCCAACACGCCACGGGCGCATATCACCAACCAGCGCACCATGGAGGTCCTGCGCGACCTCGACGTCGAGGCCGAAGCGCTGGCGGTGGGCAGCCCGTCCCATCTCATGGGAGACACGGTGCTGTGCACCGCGCTCGCGGGGGAGGAGATCGGCCGGATCCGCAGCTGGGGCACCGGCCCCGCCTCGCGCACCGAGTACGCGTCGAAGAGCCCCTGCGAGATGATCGACCTTCCGCAGACCTACCTCGAGCCCATCCTGGTGAGCAAGGCGGCGGCCCGCGGCGCCAAGGTCCGCTTCGACACCGAGTTCCTGAGCTTCACCCAGGACGAGGAAGGCGTCACGGCGCTGCTGCGCGACCGGGTCCGTGGTGACGAATTCACCGTACGAGCCCGCTACTTGATCGGCGCGGACGGTGCGAACAGCCTCGTCGCCGAGCAGCTCGCCCTGCCGTTCGACGGCCGCATGGCCAAGGCCGGCAGCATGAACATCGTCTTCAAGGCCGACCTCGCCCGGCACTGCGCCCACCGTCCGAGCGTCCTGTACTGGGTGCTCCAGCCGGGCGCGGAAACGGGCGGGATCGGCATGGGACTGGTCCGCATGGTCCGCCCGTGGAACGAATGGCTGCTGGTGTGGGGCTACGACATCGAGCAGCCGCCGCCGGAGATGAACGAGGAGGAGGCACGCCGGATCGTGCGCGACCTCATCGGCGACCCCGAGCTGCCGGTGGAGATCACGTCGACCTCTCTGTGGACCGTCAACCACAGCTATGCCTCGGCGTTTTCGTCCGGGCGGGTGTTCTGCGCGGGTGACGCCGTGCACCGGCACCCGCCGTCCAACGGGCTCGGTTCCAACACCTCTGTGCAGGACGCGTACAACCTCGCCTGGAAGCTCGCGATGGTGATCCGCGGCGAGGCGGGGCCCGCGCTGCTCGACAGCTACTCGGCCGAACGTGCCCCCGTAGGACGGCAGATCGTCGAGCGGGCCAACCTCAGCCGCGACCAGTTCGGGCCGATCTTCGACGTGCTCGGCGTCGGCGGCGGCAGCGACGAGGGGACCATCGCCGAGGGGCTCGCGGCGGTACGGTCCCAGACCGCGGAGGGCGCCAAGCGGCGACGTCTGCTGGAGGAGGCGATCCAGCTCAAGAACTACGAGTTCAACGCACACGGTGTCGAGATGAACCAGCGCTATGTCTCCGGGGCGGTCCTCGCGGACGGCACTTCCGCGGAGGCCGAGGTCTGGGAGGAGGACCGGGAGCTGTCGGCCCGGCCGACGACCCGGCCGGGCGCCAAACTTCCGCACGCGTGGCTCGTCGACACCCGCGGTGAGCGGATCTCCACGCTCGACGTGGTCGGCAAGGGCGTCTTCACCGTCCTCACGGGTCTGTCGGGCGGCGTCTGGGACACGGCGGCGGACGCGTGCCGCGACGAACTCGGCATACCGCTGCGGTTCGTACGCATCGGCGACGCGGACTTCCGTGACGCGTACGGCGAGTGGAGCCGGGCGAGCGAGATCACCGAGGACGGGGTGCTGCTGGTCCGTCCGGACGGCCATGTCGCCTGGCGCCGCACCACCGCCCCGCAGACCGCGGCAGAGGCCCGGCAAGAGCTGCTCGGCACCCTCCGCCAGGTGCTCGGGCGACAGGAGTGA
- a CDS encoding maleylacetate reductase and hydroxyquinol 1,2-dioxygenase domain-containing protein: protein MRTFVYTSHPSRVVFGSGTVGRLREEVERLGRSRVLLLSSPPLAEASARVREVLGDAVVAEFDGAAMHTPVEVTERALAVLREASADCLVAVGGGSTTGLSKALALRTDLPQVILPTTYAGSEVTPVLGETRDGRKITQSLPAVLPETVVYDVDFTLSLPLAMSVTSGVNALAHAVEALYSADANPVTDRQALDAVSAIAGALPRLAADPADPDARADLLYAAWLAGTCLATVGMGLHHKLCHTLGGSFDLPHAETHTVVLPYAMAYNAPAVPDVMRRIAEALGVPDAPAGVHDLVASLGGPTSLRDLGMPEDGLARAAGLAASTPYPNPREVTAEGIATLLSDAWHGRRPTSGPPSADPKLTRLTEQVVASFENAPNPRVGDLLTGLVRSLHSFVIANDVTDSEWQYAIDFLTRTGQICSPTRQEFVLLSDTLGVSSVVDLLTNSRTPGTTPSAVLGPFYVEGPPEIAHGGDISGGLPGMPLWVDVQITDTAGEPVKDAVVDVWQSNEDGFYDVQLPDLDGPVLRARLRTDAEGRITFWSILPSEYPIPGDGPVGQMLDAVGRHPYRAPHLHFMIDAPGHRRLVTQLFVAGGAYLDSDTVFGVKDELIVDFAPQTGPAPDGHRGDGEWRRLDHTFRIAPLAD from the coding sequence ATGCGGACGTTCGTCTACACATCCCATCCCTCACGGGTGGTCTTCGGTTCCGGCACGGTCGGCCGACTCCGCGAGGAGGTCGAGCGGCTCGGCCGCTCCCGGGTTCTGCTGCTGTCCAGCCCACCCCTCGCGGAGGCTTCCGCGAGGGTGCGTGAGGTGCTCGGCGACGCAGTGGTGGCGGAGTTCGACGGTGCCGCCATGCACACCCCGGTGGAGGTCACCGAGCGGGCGCTCGCCGTCCTGCGGGAGGCCTCGGCCGACTGCCTGGTGGCCGTCGGCGGCGGTTCGACGACGGGCCTGTCCAAGGCGCTGGCACTGCGCACGGACCTGCCGCAGGTGATCCTGCCGACCACATACGCCGGCTCCGAGGTGACGCCCGTGCTCGGCGAGACCCGGGACGGACGCAAGATCACACAGTCCTTGCCGGCGGTCCTGCCCGAGACGGTCGTCTACGACGTCGACTTCACCCTCTCCCTGCCCCTGGCCATGTCGGTGACCAGTGGTGTGAACGCGCTCGCGCACGCCGTGGAGGCGCTGTACTCCGCCGACGCGAACCCGGTGACCGACCGGCAGGCCCTCGACGCGGTCTCCGCCATCGCCGGGGCGCTGCCCCGCCTCGCCGCCGACCCGGCCGACCCGGACGCGCGTGCCGATCTGCTGTACGCGGCCTGGCTCGCCGGGACCTGCCTGGCCACGGTCGGCATGGGCCTGCACCACAAGCTGTGCCACACGCTGGGCGGCAGCTTCGACCTGCCCCATGCCGAGACGCACACCGTCGTCCTGCCGTACGCCATGGCCTACAACGCGCCCGCGGTGCCCGACGTCATGCGCCGCATCGCCGAGGCACTCGGCGTACCGGACGCTCCCGCCGGCGTCCACGACCTGGTGGCGTCCCTGGGCGGGCCGACCTCACTGCGCGACCTGGGCATGCCGGAGGACGGCCTGGCACGCGCGGCCGGGCTGGCCGCCTCGACGCCGTACCCGAACCCGCGCGAGGTGACCGCCGAGGGCATCGCGACTCTGCTGTCCGACGCCTGGCACGGGCGCCGTCCGACCAGTGGGCCGCCCTCTGCGGACCCCAAGCTGACCCGTCTCACCGAACAGGTCGTGGCCAGCTTCGAGAACGCGCCGAATCCCCGCGTCGGCGACCTGCTCACCGGACTCGTCCGGAGCCTCCACTCCTTCGTGATCGCCAACGACGTCACCGATTCCGAATGGCAGTACGCGATCGACTTCCTCACCCGGACCGGACAGATCTGCAGCCCGACCCGCCAGGAGTTCGTTCTGCTGTCGGACACCCTCGGAGTCTCCAGCGTGGTGGACCTGCTGACCAACTCCCGCACACCCGGCACCACTCCGTCCGCGGTTCTCGGCCCCTTCTACGTGGAGGGCCCGCCCGAGATCGCGCACGGCGGCGACATCTCCGGTGGACTCCCCGGCATGCCGCTGTGGGTGGACGTACAGATCACGGACACGGCCGGTGAGCCGGTCAAGGACGCGGTCGTGGACGTATGGCAGTCCAACGAGGACGGCTTCTACGACGTGCAGCTCCCGGATCTGGACGGGCCGGTGCTGCGCGCCCGGCTGCGCACCGACGCCGAAGGGAGGATCACGTTCTGGTCGATCCTGCCCTCGGAGTACCCGATCCCGGGCGACGGCCCGGTCGGGCAGATGCTCGACGCGGTCGGCCGCCATCCCTACCGGGCGCCCCACCTGCACTTCATGATCGACGCGCCCGGCCACCGCAGGCTCGTCACCCAGCTGTTCGTCGCGGGCGGCGCCTACCTGGACAGCGACACCGTCTTCGGCGTCAAGGACGAGCTCATCGTCGACTTCGCCCCGCAGACCGGTCCCGCCCCCGACGGCCATCGCGGCGACGGGGAATGGCGCCGCCTCGACCACACCTTCCGTATCGCCCCACTGGCCGACTGA
- a CDS encoding ArsR/SmtB family transcription factor, whose product MAEDVFKALADPTRRRILDELVERDGQTLFEICTRLVTKHGLTLSRQAISQHLAVLESAGLVLSRRRGRYKFHDLNTEPLERIATRWLRPETPEGTP is encoded by the coding sequence ATGGCGGAGGACGTCTTCAAGGCACTGGCCGACCCCACCCGGCGGCGCATCCTTGATGAGCTGGTGGAACGGGACGGCCAGACCCTTTTCGAGATCTGCACACGGCTGGTGACCAAGCACGGTCTGACGTTGTCCCGCCAGGCGATCAGCCAGCACCTGGCCGTACTGGAATCCGCGGGTCTGGTCCTTTCGCGGCGCCGGGGCCGCTACAAGTTCCACGATCTGAACACCGAACCGCTTGAGCGCATCGCGACCCGGTGGCTCAGGCCCGAAACACCGGAGGGCACACCATGA
- a CDS encoding VOC family protein, whose amino-acid sequence MRIHLTSVFVDDQDKGLRFYTDVLGFQKKHEVPLGEDRWLTVVSPEDPDGTELLLEPSRHPVVKAYKDGLAADGIPAVSFAVDDVQAEFERLRGLGVRFTQEPLEMGQVTTAVLDDTCGNLIQIVHSK is encoded by the coding sequence ATGAGGATCCACCTGACCAGCGTCTTCGTCGACGACCAGGACAAAGGGCTGCGCTTCTACACGGACGTGCTCGGCTTCCAGAAGAAGCACGAGGTCCCGCTGGGCGAGGACCGGTGGCTGACCGTGGTCTCACCGGAGGACCCCGACGGGACCGAACTGCTCCTCGAGCCCTCCCGCCACCCCGTGGTGAAGGCGTACAAGGACGGGCTGGCCGCGGACGGCATTCCGGCCGTCTCCTTCGCCGTGGACGACGTACAGGCGGAGTTCGAGCGGCTGCGCGGGCTCGGCGTGCGGTTCACGCAGGAGCCGCTGGAGATGGGCCAGGTCACCACCGCGGTCCTGGACGACACCTGCGGCAACCTGATTCAGATCGTGCACAGCAAGTAA
- a CDS encoding nucleoside deaminase, with the protein MERIDQAQARAWLATAVAEARSGLAEGGIPIGAALYGADGTLLGRGHNRRVQDGDPSMHAETAAFRAAGRQRTYRGTTMVTTLSPCWYCSGLVRQFGISRVVVGEAETFHGGHDWLAEHGVEILVLDDTECTALMRDFIKNSPALWNEDIGE; encoded by the coding sequence ATGGAGCGCATCGATCAGGCACAGGCACGTGCGTGGCTCGCTACCGCCGTCGCGGAGGCCCGCTCGGGGCTCGCGGAGGGCGGCATCCCCATCGGGGCGGCGCTGTACGGCGCGGACGGCACCCTCCTCGGCCGGGGCCACAACCGCCGTGTCCAGGACGGCGATCCCTCGATGCACGCCGAGACGGCCGCCTTCCGGGCCGCCGGCCGGCAGCGGACGTATCGCGGTACGACCATGGTGACCACCCTCTCGCCGTGCTGGTACTGCAGCGGTCTGGTCCGGCAGTTCGGCATCTCCCGGGTCGTGGTGGGCGAGGCCGAGACCTTCCACGGCGGACACGACTGGCTCGCCGAGCACGGCGTGGAGATCCTGGTCCTGGACGACACCGAGTGCACCGCGCTGATGCGCGACTTCATCAAGAACAGCCCGGCCCTGTGGAACGAGGACATCGGTGAGTGA
- a CDS encoding isopenicillin N synthase family dioxygenase: protein MSDPQAPAGPRIPTIDLRPWLSGGPAARAAIARTVDDALQSAGFLLVTGHGVDPGLRTRIRAAARAFFTLPAETKQPYAARVGGRGWLGPGAEANAYAEGTETPPDLKESLTFATHEPFEDPQINAEWYAPNVWPAETPELQELCEEYLTRMGELENHLLALLGEALGLAPDFFTRHMDHPTYGFNINWYPGAEIIGEPQGNQFRIGPHTDFGTVTILDRQAGKGGLQVYTDEGGWQDAPFDPEAFTINIGDLMARWTGDRWRSGRHRVLPPPADAPAEELMSLVYFGECTPGTVVESVPAPVGRVAYEPVDSHVYLREKLDAITVG from the coding sequence GTGAGTGACCCCCAGGCTCCGGCCGGCCCCCGCATCCCCACCATCGACCTGCGCCCCTGGCTCTCCGGCGGCCCCGCCGCCCGCGCCGCCATCGCCCGTACCGTCGACGACGCCCTCCAGAGCGCCGGTTTCCTCCTCGTCACCGGGCACGGCGTCGACCCCGGCCTGCGCACCCGTATCCGCGCGGCCGCCCGCGCCTTCTTCACGCTGCCCGCCGAGACGAAGCAGCCGTACGCGGCCCGGGTCGGCGGGCGCGGCTGGCTCGGCCCGGGGGCCGAGGCGAACGCGTACGCGGAGGGGACGGAGACACCGCCGGATCTCAAGGAGTCGCTGACCTTCGCGACGCACGAGCCGTTCGAGGACCCGCAGATCAACGCGGAGTGGTACGCGCCGAACGTGTGGCCCGCCGAGACCCCGGAGCTTCAGGAGCTGTGCGAGGAGTACCTGACGAGGATGGGCGAGCTGGAGAACCATCTCCTCGCCCTCCTCGGCGAGGCCCTCGGACTCGCCCCCGACTTCTTCACCCGGCACATGGACCACCCGACGTACGGCTTCAACATCAACTGGTATCCGGGGGCGGAGATCATCGGAGAGCCCCAAGGAAACCAGTTCCGCATCGGCCCCCACACCGACTTCGGCACGGTCACGATCCTCGACCGCCAGGCCGGCAAGGGCGGACTCCAGGTCTACACCGACGAAGGCGGCTGGCAGGACGCGCCGTTCGACCCGGAGGCGTTCACGATCAACATCGGTGACCTGATGGCCCGTTGGACCGGCGACCGCTGGCGTTCCGGACGTCACCGCGTGCTGCCGCCGCCCGCGGACGCGCCCGCCGAGGAGCTGATGTCGCTCGTGTACTTCGGGGAGTGCACGCCGGGAACGGTCGTCGAGTCCGTACCCGCCCCCGTGGGCCGCGTGGCGTACGAACCCGTCGACTCCCATGTCTATCTGCGCGAGAAGCTGGATGCGATCACCGTCGGGTGA
- a CDS encoding ABC transporter substrate-binding protein codes for MARWWTWLREDVWEIRFRRYVALALAAVLVGLGAWGGLTATKEDRSCAAGVVRPEGSDECVGVSSTTYAFGRAQFTETVRAINRENHRLAPGSYVTVALLEPFTATDPDNLDDVLHELQGAYLAQYQANHDTTGLKPKIRLVLANPGATGTHWRHTVDQLERMTKSPDRLRAVTGVGLSTDNNKEAVKELTRRGIPVIGSSITADDLANGQDGKDPFPGLARVSPTNTDEARALASFAKVSASNAFLVYDRTGDPYTRTLQQSFEKMLKGARYEAQPFTPPADRSKEGSTANVFAQITNILCNTPKSTDTLLFAGRHTQLRQFINALGARGCVDRRFTVLTGDEGSYLAGDEDLDPTALKDPRLSVRYAALAHPQAWLKDSAKTGGSEADAKVLQRLLDSAEREPAGPIGKVALDDGQLIIGYDAMRLAVRGIRGASPTGKIPALADVGLQWPQVKGAQLRVSGASGWICLDAHGNPYDKAVPIVELTPDSRTRFVRIAWPEGKPPAAECLPPS; via the coding sequence ATGGCACGTTGGTGGACGTGGCTGCGCGAGGACGTGTGGGAGATTCGTTTCCGGCGCTATGTCGCGCTGGCCCTCGCGGCCGTCCTCGTGGGTCTCGGCGCGTGGGGCGGCCTGACGGCCACCAAGGAGGACCGCTCCTGCGCCGCGGGGGTCGTCAGGCCGGAGGGCAGCGACGAGTGCGTGGGCGTGTCGTCGACGACGTACGCCTTCGGCCGTGCTCAGTTCACCGAGACCGTACGGGCGATCAACCGCGAGAACCACCGTCTGGCGCCCGGCAGTTATGTCACCGTCGCCCTGCTCGAACCCTTCACGGCGACCGACCCGGACAACCTGGACGATGTGCTGCACGAGCTCCAGGGTGCCTATCTGGCGCAGTACCAGGCCAACCACGACACCACCGGGCTGAAGCCGAAGATCCGTCTCGTGCTCGCCAACCCCGGTGCCACCGGCACGCATTGGCGGCACACGGTCGACCAGCTGGAGCGCATGACGAAGAGCCCCGACCGGCTGCGCGCGGTGACCGGGGTCGGGCTGAGCACCGACAACAACAAGGAGGCCGTCAAGGAGCTGACCCGTCGCGGCATCCCGGTGATAGGGAGTTCGATCACGGCGGACGACCTCGCCAACGGGCAGGACGGCAAGGACCCGTTCCCGGGGCTCGCCCGCGTCTCCCCCACCAACACCGACGAGGCCCGCGCGCTCGCCTCCTTCGCCAAGGTCTCGGCGTCCAACGCGTTCCTGGTCTACGACCGTACGGGCGACCCGTACACGCGCACGCTGCAGCAGTCCTTCGAGAAGATGCTCAAGGGCGCGCGTTACGAGGCCCAGCCGTTCACCCCGCCCGCCGACCGCAGCAAGGAGGGCAGCACCGCCAACGTCTTCGCGCAGATCACCAACATTCTGTGCAACACGCCGAAGAGCACGGACACCCTCCTCTTCGCCGGGCGGCACACCCAACTGCGCCAGTTCATCAACGCGTTGGGCGCACGCGGCTGCGTCGACCGGCGCTTCACCGTGCTCACCGGTGACGAGGGCTCGTACCTGGCCGGGGACGAGGACCTCGACCCGACCGCCCTCAAGGACCCCCGGCTGTCCGTCCGTTACGCGGCCCTCGCCCATCCGCAGGCCTGGCTGAAGGACTCCGCGAAGACCGGCGGCAGCGAGGCCGACGCCAAGGTGCTGCAGCGGTTGCTGGACAGCGCGGAGCGGGAGCCGGCCGGGCCCATCGGCAAGGTCGCCCTGGACGACGGCCAGTTGATCATCGGGTACGACGCGATGCGGCTCGCGGTGCGCGGCATCCGCGGGGCGTCGCCGACCGGGAAGATCCCGGCGCTCGCGGACGTGGGCCTCCAGTGGCCGCAGGTGAAGGGCGCGCAGCTGCGGGTCAGCGGGGCGAGCGGGTGGATCTGCCTCGACGCCCACGGCAATCCGTACGACAAAGCCGTCCCGATCGTGGAACTGACCCCCGACAGCCGCACGCGCTTCGTGAGGATCGCCTGGCCGGAGGGGAAGCCACCGGCGGCGGAGTGCCTGCCGCCGTCCTAG
- a CDS encoding SRPBCC domain-containing protein translates to MTYPVGQPIDSPIEQGPTEARGDARLLHYLLRLPQPVEKVWTAVATLEGLTGWLAVVEVFEPRLGGAVSVRGLGSGRVTAWDVERVAEYTVEGRGRIRFHLEHGVPRGTTVRFTHEFEGEDTPEWRARFERLQHALDR, encoded by the coding sequence ATGACCTACCCCGTCGGCCAACCCATCGACTCACCCATCGAACAGGGCCCCACCGAGGCCCGGGGGGACGCGCGGCTCCTGCACTATCTGCTGCGGCTTCCCCAGCCTGTGGAGAAGGTCTGGACGGCGGTGGCCACCCTGGAAGGGCTGACGGGGTGGCTGGCCGTCGTCGAGGTGTTCGAGCCGCGGCTGGGTGGCGCGGTCAGTGTGCGCGGGCTGGGTTCCGGGCGGGTCACCGCCTGGGATGTGGAGCGGGTCGCCGAGTACACCGTGGAGGGGCGCGGGCGGATCCGGTTCCATCTGGAGCACGGGGTGCCGCGGGGTACGACGGTCCGGTTCACCCATGAGTTCGAGGGAGAGGACACGCCGGAATGGCGGGCCCGCTTCGAGCGGCTCCAGCACGCACTGGATCGCTAG
- the ccsB gene encoding c-type cytochrome biogenesis protein CcsB has protein sequence MTLAAATELATATNENLANISNTLIYSAMAVYTLAFFAYIAEWLFGSRSKVARTAAALTKEPGTAKAAAPAVTVKQAGGTAVLERPQVVTRSAAGARDVPDGPGAHGGDEQGDLYGRIAVSLTALAFIVEFAGVLSRALSVERAPWGNMYEFNITFTTVAVGVYLSLLALKKNVRWLGLFLTTTVLLDLGLAVTVLYTASDQLVPALHSYWLYIHVSTAILCGAVFYVGAVGTLLYLFKDSYENKLAGGGKPGRFATSVLERLPASASLDKFAYRVNAAVFPLWTFTIIAGAIWAGDAWGRYWGWDPKETWAFITWVAYACYLHARATAGWKGRKAAYIALIAFACWLFNYYGVNIFVTGKHSYADVGLSALSSVGF, from the coding sequence GTGACTCTCGCCGCCGCAACCGAACTGGCCACGGCCACCAACGAAAACCTCGCCAATATCAGCAACACGCTGATCTACTCCGCGATGGCCGTCTACACCCTGGCGTTCTTCGCGTACATCGCCGAGTGGCTCTTCGGCAGCCGCAGCAAGGTCGCCCGTACGGCCGCCGCGCTCACCAAGGAGCCCGGGACGGCCAAGGCCGCCGCTCCCGCGGTCACCGTGAAGCAGGCGGGCGGCACCGCCGTCCTGGAGCGGCCGCAGGTCGTCACCCGGTCCGCGGCCGGCGCACGTGACGTGCCCGACGGGCCCGGTGCGCACGGCGGGGACGAGCAGGGCGACCTCTACGGCCGTATCGCCGTGTCCCTCACCGCGCTTGCCTTCATCGTCGAGTTCGCCGGCGTTCTCTCGCGCGCGCTCTCCGTGGAGCGGGCGCCGTGGGGCAACATGTACGAGTTCAACATCACCTTCACCACCGTCGCCGTCGGCGTGTACCTCTCGCTGCTCGCGCTGAAGAAGAACGTCCGCTGGCTCGGCCTGTTCCTGACCACGACGGTCCTCCTCGATCTCGGTCTCGCCGTCACTGTCTTGTACACCGCGAGCGACCAGTTGGTTCCCGCTCTGCACTCGTACTGGCTGTACATCCACGTCTCGACCGCGATCCTCTGCGGCGCCGTCTTCTACGTGGGCGCCGTCGGCACGCTGCTCTACCTCTTCAAGGACTCGTACGAGAACAAGCTCGCGGGCGGCGGAAAGCCCGGCCGTTTCGCGACCTCCGTCCTGGAGCGGCTGCCCGCCTCGGCCTCGCTCGACAAGTTCGCGTACCGCGTGAACGCCGCTGTCTTCCCGCTGTGGACCTTCACGATCATCGCGGGCGCGATCTGGGCGGGCGACGCCTGGGGCCGCTACTGGGGCTGGGACCCCAAGGAGACCTGGGCATTCATCACCTGGGTCGCGTACGCCTGCTACCTCCACGCCCGCGCCACGGCCGGCTGGAAGGGCCGCAAGGCCGCCTACATCGCGCTGATCGCCTTCGCCTGCTGGCTGTTCAACTACTACGGCGTCAACATCTTCGTCACCGGCAAGCACTCCTACGCCGACGTGGGCCTGAGCGCGCTGAGCTCCGTCGGGTTCTGA